In a genomic window of Streptomyces pristinaespiralis:
- a CDS encoding ATP-grasp domain-containing protein, which produces MATGIALCRHPLTQFGYERLAGRVNMRLLCHPEKSLASVTTGGVAPERVTVYEDYDVNSLVEYDAARLVEDEGCAGVIALSEVDIMRAASLRERYGVPGLRPATARLFRDKAAMKDRLADAGVSVPRYRTVETGLDLLSAARDFGFPFVVKPRLGGGSVGTRVVRDETELRALLAGGLQPSFYTPAHMEAEEFVDGELFHVDGLVLDGKVFLQTVSRYRSDILEFGAPLSTAMIDPDSGRAVELRGFTGRVLDVLGLLGGGAHSYFHCEVFVTSRGPVLCEVAARPGGLGIVDQVDAYFGVSTFDLLLDATFGTAPDGPAPEGSGVTGWVGIPKSFDPALVRSCVPEPHRALERVHRRSAGARQISSVDLDGFLVVRGGTADELESLLSEAVSRIALEVAR; this is translated from the coding sequence ATGGCGACCGGGATCGCGCTCTGCCGGCACCCGCTCACACAGTTCGGGTACGAGCGGCTCGCCGGCCGGGTGAACATGAGGCTGTTGTGCCACCCGGAGAAGAGCCTCGCCTCCGTCACCACGGGAGGCGTTGCCCCGGAGCGGGTGACCGTGTACGAGGACTACGACGTCAACAGCCTGGTGGAGTACGACGCGGCGCGTCTCGTCGAGGACGAGGGCTGTGCGGGTGTGATCGCCCTGTCCGAGGTGGACATCATGCGTGCCGCCTCGCTCCGGGAGCGCTACGGCGTCCCCGGTCTGCGGCCGGCGACGGCCCGGCTGTTCCGCGACAAGGCCGCGATGAAGGACCGTCTCGCGGACGCGGGAGTGAGCGTGCCGCGGTACCGCACGGTGGAGACGGGTCTCGACCTGCTGTCCGCCGCGCGGGACTTCGGCTTCCCCTTCGTGGTCAAGCCCCGCCTCGGCGGGGGCTCGGTGGGCACCCGGGTGGTCCGGGACGAGACCGAGCTGCGCGCGCTTCTGGCCGGGGGACTGCAGCCGTCCTTCTACACGCCCGCGCACATGGAGGCGGAGGAGTTCGTGGACGGGGAGCTGTTCCATGTGGACGGCCTGGTCCTGGACGGCAAGGTCTTCCTCCAGACGGTCAGCCGCTACCGCAGCGACATCCTGGAGTTCGGCGCACCGCTGTCCACCGCGATGATCGATCCGGACTCCGGGCGTGCCGTGGAGCTCCGCGGCTTCACCGGGCGGGTGCTCGACGTGCTCGGCCTGCTGGGCGGCGGCGCGCACTCCTACTTCCACTGCGAGGTGTTCGTGACCTCGCGGGGTCCGGTCCTCTGCGAGGTCGCCGCCCGGCCGGGCGGCCTCGGCATCGTCGACCAGGTGGACGCCTACTTCGGCGTCAGCACGTTCGACCTGCTCCTGGACGCGACCTTCGGCACGGCTCCTGATGGTCCGGCCCCCGAAGGCAGCGGTGTGACGGGCTGGGTCGGCATTCCCAAGTCCTTCGACCCGGCGCTGGTTCGTTCCTGTGTCCCCGAACCGCACCGGGCGCTCGAGCGGGTGCACCGGCGGTCCGCCGGCGCCCGCCAGATCTCCTCGGTCGACCTCGACGGCTTCCTCGTCGTCCGCGGCGGTACCGCGGACGAGCTCGAGTCGCTGCTGAGCGAGGCCGTGTCCCGAATCGCCTTGGAGGTGGCTCGATGA
- a CDS encoding HalD/BesD family halogenase: protein MTIEAVSPAMTMREAAVALLAHGNVPGPHVDAEQVARIDRMIARHRLTLDEKLTAAKRQYSAEHYARTTALLPAELISELRAEARRLADLNTRRIDITVPVTGDTPRRLGSLPNSLFQEQSKLFTALYNSVEFRSVLSTVVGTPVLDASFEDEKITGTHQSRAGDTHGWHWGDHEFAFIFIAEAPSIEHGGMLQAVPHTVWDKKNPAVHENLAGGTIRTYHHEAGESYVFKTDTTLHRTVPIQTEGVERIIVNLTLASLKDWLEEKSYETTNAVYTD, encoded by the coding sequence ATGACGATCGAAGCCGTATCCCCCGCCATGACCATGCGTGAGGCCGCTGTCGCGCTCCTCGCCCACGGGAACGTCCCCGGCCCGCACGTCGACGCCGAACAGGTCGCCCGTATCGACCGGATGATCGCCCGGCACCGGCTCACCCTCGACGAGAAGCTGACGGCCGCCAAGCGGCAGTACTCGGCCGAGCACTACGCCCGCACCACGGCGCTGCTGCCGGCCGAGCTGATCTCCGAACTGCGGGCGGAGGCGCGCCGGCTCGCGGACCTCAACACCCGGCGGATCGACATCACCGTCCCCGTCACCGGTGACACGCCCCGCAGGCTGGGCAGCCTGCCCAACTCGCTGTTCCAGGAGCAGAGCAAGCTGTTCACGGCGCTCTACAACTCCGTGGAGTTCCGCTCCGTGCTCTCCACCGTGGTCGGTACGCCGGTCCTCGACGCCTCCTTCGAGGACGAGAAGATCACCGGCACCCACCAGAGCCGCGCGGGCGACACGCACGGCTGGCACTGGGGCGACCACGAGTTCGCCTTCATCTTCATCGCCGAGGCTCCGTCGATCGAGCACGGCGGCATGCTCCAGGCCGTGCCGCACACGGTCTGGGACAAGAAGAACCCGGCCGTGCACGAGAACCTCGCCGGCGGCACCATCCGCACCTACCACCACGAGGCCGGCGAGTCGTACGTCTTCAAGACGGACACCACCCTGCACCGCACCGTCCCGATCCAGACCGAGGGCGTGGAGCGGATCATCGTGAACCTGACCCTCGCCAGCCTCAAGGACTGGCTGGAGGAGAAGTCCTACGAGACGACCAACGCCGTCTACACGGACTGA
- a CDS encoding GNAT family N-acetyltransferase produces MTIEVRPASVFEDVRTLLGPKSPDANVCWCLSYRIPSRLNNELRGPARGAYVAELCRTGPPPGVLAYDGDEPVGWAAVAPRSDTSFARNRKIPHVDDLPVWSLWCIRVRPGHRKQGISHALIAGAVEFARAHGAPAVEAYPLDNGGAKVDLTMAYAGIRKNFERAGFTKAADTTSVLAGHPRILMRLDLR; encoded by the coding sequence ATGACCATCGAAGTTCGCCCGGCTTCGGTCTTCGAGGACGTCCGGACCCTGCTCGGCCCGAAGTCACCCGACGCCAATGTCTGCTGGTGCCTGAGCTACCGGATCCCGTCCAGGCTCAACAACGAGCTCCGGGGCCCCGCCCGCGGCGCATACGTCGCCGAGCTGTGCCGCACCGGTCCGCCTCCGGGCGTGCTCGCGTACGACGGCGACGAGCCGGTCGGCTGGGCCGCCGTGGCGCCGCGCTCGGACACGTCCTTCGCCCGCAACCGCAAGATTCCGCACGTCGACGACCTCCCGGTGTGGTCCCTGTGGTGCATCCGGGTGCGCCCCGGCCACCGCAAGCAGGGGATCTCGCACGCCCTGATCGCGGGCGCGGTCGAGTTCGCCCGCGCCCACGGCGCCCCGGCGGTCGAGGCCTACCCCCTCGACAACGGCGGGGCCAAGGTCGACCTGACGATGGCGTACGCGGGGATCCGGAAGAACTTCGAGCGCGCCGGGTTCACGAAGGCCGCCGACACCACGTCCGTGCTGGCGGGCCACCCCCGGATCCTGATGCGCCTCGACCTGCGCTGA
- a CDS encoding FG-GAP repeat domain-containing protein — protein sequence MIHARPARRRLAAAVVTVLAVTAVGASALTVPAIAVPAAEGTTGAAAASTAGVVPFPAKSTIFGATANGYLTSTEVPPMDEGGPTYTAHWVRADGSPATDIAWAARVESTGSGDIVAFGWASGGRLTDMATGTNLRSITFGEDTAYAGAAGKALFTTTLNVDGNRLLHMHTTTSGAVRMTAGLPGDATGVVVKAGTAEHALLTYSTGTGTTAKKYVAMLDLATNAVTETYELPAAAARGDLAVSATHLAWVEYDANHNVTVVAVDRATKNPQRFTVGNAWRSDVEVGLVGDWVTYGTRSGLTDLEVDPLYALTARSLKDGTTTRKLLDHTLTAASAPDGTQVVRGGTVADGEGLYRIAPGADGAAPTASLVASSGESTKVALLSTKIPAVIDLDQNRGRVPLEWTLSRYTATATVTLRHVRTGRTSVAGFIQPENAVVRYDWLGDLNNDSALSESAYNGDYTWEISAKPLNGIGPELKQTGTFKVTRKAAPHDYNDNGSPDLLLRDSAGQLTRADSYYNPWINTGQLSAAEQKVIGSGWNMHNRIEAAGNLAGDATGDIVARDTTGVLWHYLGKGDGTFATRTKIGGGWQIYNRIAAGSDLTGDGRPDLVATDAAGALWLYKATGSTSAPFAARQKIGLSGWQQFDIIEATGNIAGGSAGDLVARDKDGVLWLYQGRGDGTFAGRVKIGGGWNTYKHLVGIGDANRDGRPDLFAYGSTGTYLYKGTGSSTAPFGAREATSLPDAALTHTSVV from the coding sequence TTGATCCACGCACGCCCCGCACGCCGACGGCTCGCCGCCGCCGTCGTCACCGTGCTCGCCGTCACCGCCGTCGGCGCGAGCGCTCTGACCGTTCCGGCGATCGCCGTCCCGGCCGCCGAGGGAACAACCGGGGCAGCGGCAGCGTCCACGGCGGGAGTCGTCCCGTTCCCGGCCAAGAGCACCATCTTCGGCGCGACCGCCAACGGTTACCTGACCTCCACCGAGGTCCCGCCCATGGACGAAGGCGGCCCCACGTACACCGCGCACTGGGTACGGGCGGACGGCTCCCCCGCCACGGACATCGCCTGGGCGGCCAGGGTCGAGAGCACCGGCTCGGGGGACATCGTGGCCTTCGGCTGGGCTTCCGGAGGCAGGCTCACCGACATGGCGACCGGAACGAACCTGCGCTCGATCACCTTCGGCGAGGACACCGCGTATGCGGGAGCCGCCGGCAAGGCCCTGTTCACCACCACGCTCAACGTGGACGGGAACCGGCTCCTCCACATGCACACCACGACGAGCGGGGCGGTCAGGATGACGGCCGGTCTCCCGGGGGACGCCACCGGCGTCGTCGTCAAGGCCGGCACGGCGGAGCACGCCCTGCTGACCTACTCCACCGGCACGGGTACGACGGCCAAGAAGTACGTGGCCATGCTCGACCTCGCCACCAACGCCGTGACGGAGACGTACGAGCTTCCCGCGGCCGCCGCCAGGGGCGACCTCGCCGTCTCGGCGACGCACCTCGCCTGGGTCGAGTACGACGCGAACCACAACGTCACCGTGGTGGCCGTCGACCGCGCCACCAAGAATCCCCAGCGCTTCACCGTCGGCAACGCGTGGCGGAGCGACGTCGAGGTCGGTCTGGTCGGCGACTGGGTGACGTACGGCACCCGCAGCGGCCTCACCGACCTCGAGGTGGATCCGCTGTACGCCCTCACCGCGCGCAGCCTCAAGGACGGGACCACCACCCGCAAGCTCCTGGACCACACCCTCACGGCCGCCTCCGCCCCCGACGGCACCCAGGTCGTGCGCGGCGGCACCGTCGCGGACGGCGAAGGCCTCTACCGGATCGCCCCCGGCGCCGACGGCGCCGCCCCGACCGCCTCGCTCGTCGCGAGCAGCGGGGAGTCCACCAAGGTCGCCCTGCTGAGCACCAAGATCCCCGCCGTGATCGACCTCGACCAGAACCGCGGCCGGGTGCCGCTCGAGTGGACACTGTCCCGCTACACCGCGACGGCCACCGTCACGCTGCGGCACGTACGGACCGGCAGGACCTCGGTCGCGGGCTTCATCCAGCCGGAGAACGCGGTCGTGCGCTACGACTGGCTGGGCGATCTCAACAACGACAGTGCGCTTTCCGAGAGCGCCTACAACGGTGACTACACCTGGGAGATCAGCGCCAAGCCCCTCAACGGCATCGGACCGGAGCTGAAGCAGACCGGCACGTTCAAGGTCACGCGCAAGGCCGCCCCGCACGACTACAACGACAACGGCTCCCCGGACCTGCTCCTGCGTGACAGCGCCGGTCAGTTGACGCGTGCCGACAGCTACTACAACCCCTGGATCAACACAGGCCAGTTGTCGGCAGCCGAGCAGAAGGTCATCGGCAGCGGCTGGAACATGCACAACCGGATCGAGGCCGCTGGCAACCTGGCCGGCGACGCCACCGGGGACATCGTCGCCCGCGACACCACCGGCGTCCTGTGGCACTACCTCGGCAAGGGCGACGGCACCTTCGCCACCCGCACGAAGATCGGCGGCGGCTGGCAGATCTACAACAGGATCGCCGCGGGATCCGACCTCACCGGTGACGGCAGGCCCGACCTCGTGGCCACCGACGCCGCCGGCGCGCTGTGGCTCTACAAGGCGACCGGCAGCACGAGCGCGCCTTTCGCCGCCCGGCAGAAGATCGGCCTCAGCGGCTGGCAGCAGTTCGACATCATCGAGGCCACCGGCAACATCGCCGGGGGCTCCGCCGGAGACCTCGTCGCCCGCGACAAGGACGGCGTCCTCTGGCTCTACCAGGGCAGGGGCGACGGCACCTTCGCCGGCCGCGTGAAGATCGGCGGCGGCTGGAACACGTACAAGCACCTCGTCGGCATCGGGGACGCGAACCGCGACGGGCGCCCCGACCTGTTCGCGTACGGCTCCACCGGCACGTACCTGTACAAGGGCACGGGAAGCTCGACCGCCCCGTTCGGCGCCCGGGAGGCGACCAGCCTGCCCGACGCCGCGCTGACGCACACGTCCGTGGTCTGA
- a CDS encoding alpha/beta hydrolase: MDTRRLLRTYALPLATVGLLVSGCTTGGPSVSESEAPGTAGRSAPSAALAPYYGQKLDWRECGVPNFECATMKAPLDYAKPEGETIKLAVSRAKATGPGKRLGSLLVNPGGPGGSAVGYLQAYAGIGYPAPVRARYDMVAVDPRGVARSEPVQCLSGPEMDRYTQVDQTPDDAAEADTLEQAYEKFATGCEKRSGKVLPHVSTTEAARDMDIARAVLGDEKLNYVGASYGTFLGATYAELFPDRTGRLVLDGAMDPALPARELNRDQTAGFETAFKSFAADCVKQADCPLGKKSVADATTRLKDFFAKLDASPVPTGQDRELGESLATTGVIAAMYDDGAWPQLRTALAAAQDGDGAPLLAMADSYYEREADGSYANLMFANAAVNCLDLPAAFKTSDAVRAAAPEFEKASPVFGRGFAWAALNCGHWPVPPTGKPHPIEAKGAAPIVVVGTTRDPATPYKWAESLAGQLSSGRLLTYDGDGHTAYGRGSDCVDTAINTYLLEGEAPKDGTRC, encoded by the coding sequence ATGGACACCAGGCGCCTGCTCCGCACGTACGCCCTCCCGCTGGCCACGGTCGGCCTGCTCGTCTCCGGATGCACCACCGGCGGCCCCTCCGTGAGTGAGTCGGAGGCGCCAGGGACGGCCGGCAGGTCGGCGCCGTCCGCGGCCCTCGCGCCGTATTACGGGCAGAAGCTCGACTGGCGCGAGTGCGGCGTGCCGAATTTCGAGTGCGCCACGATGAAGGCCCCGCTGGACTACGCGAAGCCGGAGGGCGAGACGATCAAGCTCGCCGTCTCCCGCGCCAAGGCCACCGGCCCCGGCAAGCGGCTCGGCTCACTCCTGGTGAACCCGGGCGGCCCCGGCGGCTCGGCCGTCGGCTACCTCCAGGCGTACGCGGGCATCGGCTACCCGGCCCCGGTCCGCGCCCGCTACGACATGGTGGCCGTCGACCCGCGCGGCGTCGCGCGCAGCGAGCCCGTCCAATGCCTGTCCGGCCCCGAGATGGACCGGTACACCCAGGTCGACCAGACGCCCGACGACGCCGCGGAGGCGGACACGCTGGAGCAGGCGTACGAGAAGTTCGCCACCGGCTGCGAGAAGCGCTCCGGCAAGGTCCTGCCCCATGTCTCCACCACGGAGGCGGCCCGGGACATGGACATCGCGCGTGCGGTGCTGGGCGACGAGAAGCTGAACTACGTCGGGGCGTCGTACGGCACCTTCCTCGGCGCGACCTACGCCGAGCTGTTCCCCGACCGGACCGGCAGGCTGGTCCTCGACGGGGCGATGGACCCGGCCCTGCCCGCCCGCGAGCTGAACCGCGACCAGACGGCCGGCTTCGAGACGGCGTTCAAGTCGTTCGCCGCCGACTGCGTCAAGCAGGCGGACTGCCCCCTCGGGAAGAAGTCCGTCGCCGACGCGACCACCCGCCTCAAGGACTTCTTCGCGAAGCTCGACGCCTCTCCCGTGCCCACCGGCCAGGACCGCGAGCTCGGCGAGTCCCTGGCCACCACGGGCGTGATCGCCGCGATGTACGACGACGGCGCCTGGCCCCAGCTGCGCACCGCGCTCGCCGCCGCGCAGGACGGCGACGGCGCTCCGCTCCTGGCGATGGCCGACAGCTACTACGAGCGCGAGGCCGACGGCTCCTACGCGAACCTGATGTTCGCCAACGCGGCCGTGAACTGCCTCGACCTGCCGGCCGCCTTCAAGACCTCCGACGCGGTCCGTGCCGCCGCCCCCGAGTTCGAGAAGGCCTCCCCGGTCTTCGGCCGCGGCTTCGCCTGGGCCGCCCTGAACTGCGGCCACTGGCCGGTCCCCCCGACCGGCAAGCCCCACCCCATCGAGGCGAAGGGCGCGGCCCCGATCGTGGTCGTCGGCACGACCCGCGACCCGGCGACCCCGTACAAGTGGGCCGAGAGCCTCGCCGGCCAGCTGTCGTCCGGCCGGCTCCTGACGTACGACGGCGACGGCCACACCGCGTACGGCCGGGGCAGCGACTGCGTCGACACGGCGATCAACACCTACCTCCTGGAGGGCGAGGCCCCCAAGGACGGCACGCGCTGCTGA
- a CDS encoding DNA polymerase III subunit delta', which produces MAVWDDVVGQERVQEQLSAAARDADAHVTAHAAGEPVPPASKMTHAWLFTGPPGSGRVTAARAFAAALQCTGPDRALGGTPGCGFCDGCHTALIGTHADVSWIAATGTQILVSDMRDTVRKSFTAPANGRWQVILVEDAERLNERSANAVLKAVEEPAPRTVWLLCAPSVEDVLPTIRSRCRHLTLRTPPVAAVADVLIRRDGVEPDLAATAARATQGHIGRARRLATDERARARRSAVLKMPLRVEDIGGCLRAAQELVDAAADDAKQVAEDTDVKETEELRAALGASEGGRMPRGTAGLMKELEDLQKRRKTRTQRDSLDLALTDLTGFYRDVLALQMGSRVALANEDVRDSLDRIARSSTPESTLRRIEAIVACREALERNVAPLLAVEAMTVALRAG; this is translated from the coding sequence ATGGCCGTATGGGACGACGTGGTCGGCCAGGAGCGCGTCCAGGAGCAGCTCTCCGCCGCCGCGCGCGACGCCGACGCACACGTCACCGCCCACGCCGCGGGGGAGCCGGTGCCGCCCGCGTCGAAGATGACGCACGCCTGGCTGTTCACCGGGCCTCCCGGCTCGGGGCGCGTCACCGCGGCACGTGCCTTCGCGGCTGCCCTGCAGTGCACCGGCCCGGACCGGGCACTGGGCGGCACGCCCGGGTGCGGGTTCTGCGACGGCTGCCACACCGCCCTGATCGGCACGCACGCGGATGTGAGCTGGATCGCCGCCACGGGCACGCAGATCCTCGTCAGCGACATGCGGGACACCGTCCGCAAGTCGTTCACCGCGCCGGCGAACGGCCGCTGGCAGGTGATCCTCGTCGAGGACGCCGAGCGGCTGAACGAGCGGTCGGCCAACGCCGTGCTGAAGGCCGTGGAGGAACCGGCCCCCCGGACCGTGTGGCTGCTGTGCGCGCCCTCCGTCGAGGACGTGCTGCCCACCATCCGCTCCCGGTGCCGCCACCTGACCCTGCGCACGCCGCCGGTGGCCGCCGTCGCCGACGTACTGATCAGGAGGGACGGCGTCGAGCCGGACCTCGCCGCGACGGCGGCCCGCGCCACGCAGGGGCACATCGGCCGGGCCCGTCGCCTGGCCACGGACGAGCGGGCCCGGGCCCGTCGCAGCGCGGTTCTGAAGATGCCCCTGCGCGTGGAGGACATCGGAGGCTGTCTCAGGGCTGCCCAGGAACTGGTCGACGCGGCCGCCGACGACGCCAAGCAGGTCGCGGAGGACACCGACGTCAAGGAGACCGAGGAGCTCAGGGCGGCGCTGGGCGCGTCGGAGGGCGGCCGGATGCCGCGCGGGACGGCCGGCCTGATGAAGGAGCTCGAGGACCTCCAGAAGCGCCGCAAGACCCGTACCCAGCGTGACAGCCTCGACCTGGCCCTGACGGACCTGACCGGCTTCTACCGGGACGTGCTCGCGCTCCAGATGGGTTCGCGGGTCGCCCTCGCCAACGAGGACGTGCGCGACTCGCTCGACCGCATCGCCCGCAGTTCCACCCCTGAGAGCACGCTGCGCCGGATAGAGGCGATCGTCGCCTGCCGTGAGGCGCTGGAGCGCAACGTCGCGCCGCTGCTGGCGGTCGAGGCGATGACCGTCGCGCTGCGGGCGGGCTGA
- the tmk gene encoding dTMP kinase produces MTRAEQPAEQQAVMSTASQTASDASGSDALATDSRERAVRSLLRHPPLRRLWNAQVVGGIGDALAVLVLLLLTLQAAVESGSFGSGYRGAAFAVAAVFGARVLSTLLFGAVLLGPMTSLTAPSGPFDRRWTMIGSDGLRLALLVVAPLWLDWTPDNALAILLVTVFLTGVAERFWTVAREGAAPALLPAPPPEGASVRPLPDHLESLRTLWLRTAFAVVPAAAAALLVATLIGNLLGTGVEWFSRHQAALGSYLAAGLFAASVSILYFVELPGSQTPRPRSPLEGLRRPSRGEGPDKGRTGAIPLFVLACASVTAAVASAAAVAVLHAVDLGGGPVTFSLLILALVGGTGAGIRGAGAVLPSLSRRRLLALALAVTGVALLALGLVPDTATGLFLAAVAGVFAGIAANTGHALADQETEDFRRARLATHLQAVVRVVIGLAAVAAPLLAAAIGPHRLAGGDFVFAHGGAAFTLMLVGALLLPVAAIVLAKTDDRSGVPLRRDLRDALRRGADPGQAPATSGFFIAVEGGDGAGKSTQVEALAEWIRAKGHEVVVTREPGATPVGKRLRSILLDVSSAGLSNRAEALLYAADRAEHVDSVIRPALDRGAIVISDRYIDSSVAYQGAGRDLSPTEIARISRWATDGLVPNLTVLLDVSPEAARERFTEAPDRLESEPAEFHQRVRSGFLTLAAADPGRYLVVDAGQEPGSVTTVVRHRLDQLLPLSDAEIKAREEARKAAEEAARRKAEEEAARKAEEERLERERQEQLAKLRAEEEERKRRELEEARQREAERQAEEARQRAEEARRRAEEERQRREAEERARQAEQERLRKQAEEEARLRKEAEERRLEKQRKAEEALLKAEQARRAAEAAAAAAAAASAVETTVTTPVVKPDEVTQEVPVPGGSHDATSVLPKVPDETETTMLPKVPDEAETTMLPPVRDARAADETAVLPPVRDAGPADRVPPGIFRDEHEERGVGGGNERTTELPQVDPSAERPRRRSDWAEETPLDDLPTLADELLGPHEDDENDGGRGRRGRRG; encoded by the coding sequence ATGACGCGAGCCGAGCAGCCAGCCGAGCAGCAGGCGGTCATGAGCACCGCTTCACAGACTGCCTCCGACGCATCGGGTTCCGATGCACTTGCCACGGACTCACGTGAACGGGCCGTGCGATCACTGTTGCGCCATCCGCCCCTGAGGCGGTTGTGGAACGCTCAAGTGGTCGGCGGCATCGGGGACGCACTCGCCGTGCTGGTGCTCCTCCTGCTGACGCTCCAGGCGGCGGTGGAGTCCGGTTCCTTCGGCAGCGGATACCGCGGGGCCGCGTTCGCGGTCGCCGCCGTGTTCGGCGCCCGGGTCCTGTCGACGCTCCTTTTCGGAGCCGTGCTCCTCGGTCCGATGACCTCGCTCACGGCGCCCAGCGGGCCGTTCGACCGGCGCTGGACCATGATCGGGTCCGACGGGCTGCGTCTGGCGCTGCTCGTCGTGGCGCCGCTGTGGCTCGACTGGACGCCCGACAACGCGTTGGCGATCCTGCTCGTCACCGTTTTCCTGACCGGCGTCGCCGAACGCTTCTGGACCGTCGCCCGCGAAGGCGCCGCGCCCGCGCTGCTGCCCGCGCCGCCGCCGGAGGGCGCTTCCGTACGGCCCCTGCCGGACCACCTCGAGTCGCTGCGCACGCTGTGGCTGCGCACCGCCTTCGCCGTCGTACCCGCCGCGGCCGCGGCCCTCCTGGTCGCCACGCTGATCGGCAACCTGCTGGGCACGGGCGTCGAGTGGTTCTCCCGGCACCAGGCGGCCCTCGGCTCCTACCTCGCGGCCGGACTGTTCGCCGCGTCCGTCTCGATCCTCTACTTCGTCGAGCTGCCCGGCTCGCAGACGCCCCGGCCCCGTTCGCCGCTGGAGGGTCTGCGGCGGCCGTCCAGGGGTGAGGGGCCGGACAAGGGCCGCACCGGCGCCATACCGCTGTTCGTACTGGCCTGCGCCTCCGTCACCGCGGCCGTCGCCTCCGCCGCGGCGGTCGCCGTGCTGCACGCCGTCGACCTCGGTGGCGGCCCGGTGACCTTCTCGTTGCTGATCCTCGCGCTGGTCGGCGGCACCGGCGCCGGCATCCGCGGGGCGGGCGCCGTACTGCCCTCGCTGTCCCGCCGCAGGCTCCTCGCCCTCGCGCTCGCCGTGACCGGAGTCGCCCTGCTCGCGCTGGGTCTCGTGCCCGACACGGCGACCGGACTGTTCCTCGCCGCGGTGGCCGGCGTCTTTGCGGGCATCGCCGCGAACACCGGACACGCGCTCGCCGACCAGGAGACCGAGGACTTCCGGCGGGCCCGGCTCGCCACCCACCTCCAGGCGGTCGTCCGCGTCGTCATCGGGCTGGCCGCGGTCGCCGCCCCGCTGCTCGCCGCCGCGATCGGACCGCACCGGCTGGCCGGTGGCGACTTCGTCTTCGCGCACGGCGGGGCCGCGTTCACGCTCATGCTCGTCGGAGCACTGCTGCTGCCCGTGGCCGCGATCGTGCTCGCCAAGACGGACGACCGTTCCGGCGTGCCGCTGCGCCGCGACCTGCGCGACGCGCTGCGCCGCGGCGCCGACCCGGGGCAGGCCCCCGCGACGAGCGGATTCTTCATCGCCGTCGAAGGCGGCGACGGAGCCGGAAAGTCCACCCAGGTCGAGGCGCTCGCCGAGTGGATCCGCGCCAAGGGCCACGAGGTGGTCGTCACCCGCGAGCCCGGTGCCACCCCGGTCGGCAAGCGGCTGCGTTCCATCCTGCTGGACGTCTCGAGCGCCGGTCTGTCCAACCGCGCGGAGGCGCTGCTCTACGCGGCCGACCGCGCGGAGCACGTCGACTCGGTGATCCGCCCGGCCCTCGACCGGGGCGCGATCGTCATCTCCGACCGGTACATCGACTCGTCCGTGGCCTACCAGGGCGCCGGCCGCGACCTGTCCCCGACCGAGATCGCCCGGATCTCGCGCTGGGCGACGGACGGTCTCGTGCCCAACCTGACCGTGCTCCTCGACGTCTCGCCCGAGGCCGCGAGGGAACGCTTCACCGAGGCGCCGGACCGGCTCGAGTCCGAGCCGGCGGAGTTCCACCAGCGGGTCCGCTCCGGCTTCCTGACCCTGGCCGCGGCCGACCCCGGCCGCTACCTGGTCGTCGACGCGGGACAGGAGCCCGGGTCGGTCACCACGGTCGTGCGGCACCGGCTCGACCAGCTGCTGCCGTTGTCGGACGCCGAGATCAAGGCGCGGGAGGAAGCCCGCAAGGCGGCCGAGGAGGCAGCCCGCCGCAAGGCGGAGGAAGAGGCCGCGCGCAAGGCCGAGGAGGAGCGCCTCGAGCGGGAGCGGCAGGAACAGCTCGCCAAGCTCCGGGCCGAGGAGGAGGAGCGCAAGCGCCGCGAGCTGGAAGAGGCGCGGCAGCGCGAGGCGGAGCGTCAGGCCGAGGAGGCCAGGCAGCGCGCCGAGGAGGCACGCCGCCGGGCCGAGGAGGAGCGGCAGCGCCGCGAGGCCGAGGAGCGGGCACGCCAGGCGGAGCAGGAACGACTGCGCAAGCAGGCCGAGGAAGAGGCCCGGCTGCGCAAGGAGGCGGAGGAGCGCCGCCTCGAGAAGCAGCGCAAGGCCGAGGAGGCGTTGCTGAAGGCGGAGCAGGCTCGCCGGGCGGCGGAGGCCGCCGCTGCCGCGGCCGCCGCCGCGTCGGCCGTGGAGACCACGGTGACCACGCCGGTCGTGAAGCCGGACGAGGTCACGCAGGAGGTCCCGGTGCCGGGCGGTTCGCACGACGCCACGAGCGTGCTGCCGAAGGTCCCGGACGAGACCGAGACCACCATGCTGCCCAAGGTCCCCGACGAGGCGGAGACCACCATGCTGCCGCCGGTCCGCGACGCCCGTGCGGCGGACGAGACAGCGGTACTGCCTCCGGTACGGGACGCCGGCCCGGCCGACCGTGTGCCGCCGGGCATCTTCCGTGACGAGCACGAGGAGCGGGGCGTCGGCGGCGGGAACGAGCGCACCACCGAACTGCCTCAGGTGGATCCCTCGGCGGAGCGCCCGCGCCGCCGCTCGGACTGGGCGGAGGAGACACCGCTCGACGACCTGCCGACGCTCGCGGACGAACTCCTCGGCCCGCACGAGGACGACGAGAACGACGGCGGCCGCGGACGCCGGGGCCGCCGCGGGTGA